One Verrucomicrobiia bacterium DNA window includes the following coding sequences:
- a CDS encoding tetratricopeptide repeat protein — MANLQEQYDDAMFDFSMGDFDSCIAKLKAILAEDPNHFDAQLSLGMAYCRKGDYAKAIEEGHKAEQMRPQEQLVHTNLSLFYMRAGDKQKAEHHGLQARIASWRGNMAPPPAPGAAPADDPELKMAQAPPPPPVKMNVKVPDMPWKKKS, encoded by the coding sequence ATGGCCAACCTGCAGGAACAATACGACGACGCCATGTTTGATTTCAGCATGGGCGACTTTGACTCGTGCATCGCCAAGCTGAAAGCCATCCTGGCGGAAGACCCCAACCATTTTGACGCCCAGCTCTCCCTGGGCATGGCCTACTGCCGCAAAGGCGATTATGCCAAGGCCATCGAAGAAGGCCACAAAGCCGAGCAAATGCGCCCCCAGGAGCAACTGGTGCACACCAATTTGAGCCTTTTTTACATGCGTGCCGGTGACAAACAGAAAGCGGAGCACCATGGGCTGCAGGCCCGGATCGCCTCCTGGCGGGGCAACATGGCCCCGCCTCCCGCACCCGGTGCCGCTCCCGCGGATGACCCCGAACTTAAAATGGCCCAGGCGCCTCCCCCGCCCCCCGTTAAAATGAACGTCAAAGTCCCGGACATGCCCTGGAAGAAAAAATCATGA
- a CDS encoding rhomboid family intramembrane serine protease: MLSDRAYMREPEGAGFRIWRASTLLMLAMVVCFALQHINAAYIRKPDYYFYLALSPDGIRQGYLWQPVTYMFLHVGLFHLLFNLLGIYFFGRVVESYLGWKKFLAIFFAGGIMGGILQTVLGFFWPDWFAGSHYDRLLQPAGEVYGSSAGVCALLAVFCLLEPRATILLFFLIPLQASYLLYGSLAIALFFTVVPTDPGVAHAAHLGGLLTGMGLVKIGFHQEYGGLWNRLPNPRDWLPRRRHPSPATPGRAASDFPRSEEIDPILDKISAQGIHSLTAEERRILEDARKKMAR, from the coding sequence ATGCTGAGTGATCGAGCCTATATGCGTGAACCGGAAGGTGCGGGCTTCCGGATCTGGCGCGCCAGCACCCTGCTCATGCTGGCCATGGTGGTCTGCTTTGCCCTTCAGCACATCAACGCAGCCTACATTCGCAAGCCCGACTATTACTTTTATCTGGCGCTCAGCCCCGATGGCATCCGGCAAGGGTACTTGTGGCAGCCGGTCACCTATATGTTCCTTCATGTCGGTCTGTTCCACCTGCTGTTCAATCTGCTCGGCATTTACTTCTTTGGCCGGGTGGTGGAATCCTACCTGGGCTGGAAGAAATTTCTGGCCATCTTTTTTGCCGGCGGCATCATGGGCGGCATCCTCCAGACCGTGCTGGGGTTTTTCTGGCCCGACTGGTTTGCCGGCAGCCATTACGACCGCCTCCTGCAGCCGGCCGGCGAGGTCTATGGCTCCTCGGCCGGAGTATGCGCCCTGCTGGCGGTGTTCTGCCTCCTGGAGCCACGAGCCACCATCTTGTTGTTCTTTCTCATTCCCCTCCAGGCCTCCTATCTCCTTTATGGCTCTCTGGCCATTGCGCTCTTCTTTACCGTCGTCCCCACAGACCCGGGAGTCGCCCATGCCGCCCACCTCGGCGGCCTGTTGACCGGCATGGGGCTGGTCAAAATCGGCTTCCACCAGGAGTATGGCGGCCTGTGGAATCGCCTCCCCAACCCACGGGACTGGCTGCCCCGGCGCAGGCACCCAAGCCCGGCCACCCCGGGCCGCGCCGCTTCAGATTTCCCCCGCAGCGAGGAGATTGATCCCATTCTCGACAAAATCTCGGCCCAGGGGATCCACAGCCTCACCGCCGAGGAGCGCCGCATTCTGGAGGACGCCCGCAAAAAAATGGCGCGCTAG